A region of Larimichthys crocea isolate SSNF chromosome X, L_crocea_2.0, whole genome shotgun sequence DNA encodes the following proteins:
- the coro2aa gene encoding coronin-2A isoform X1, translating into MTVSKMTWRPQYRSSKFRHVFGKPATKESCYDGVPITRSVQDNNFCAVNPRFLAVITECAGGGAFLVLTVNHTGKVDPHHPRVSGHRGNVLDVKWNPFNDYCIASCSEDTTVKVWEIPPHGVLKNITVPWKELQGHSRRVGLIEWHPTAKNILFSTAYDYQVMIWNLDCPEQVIKNPVRTISHHTDVVLSMSFNTDGSLFATTCKDRKVRLMEPRSGNILQEANCKTHKAGKVLILGNLKMLLTTGTSRWNDRQMALWDLDDLSVPLLQENLDGSSGVIFPFYDPDTHMLYVAGKGDGNMRYYEISSEKPYIHYLADYRSLLPQKGFGVMPKRGLDVSSCEVFRFYKLVTIKSLIEPLSMIVPRRSESYQEDIYPMTAGNKPALTAEEWLSGIDKGPLLMSLKPGSQVEESYSEMTKGMGNSLDSRRSQNRPGMLQLAYIQGQLGTKDGNEDGSLRADDRSRTPFSNGEELALCSPPMTENELRLKFHKQQEEIRRLRELLNQRDVRVKQLELEIKNIKNSQSPSSL; encoded by the exons atGACATGGCGTCCTCAGTACCGCAGCTCCAAGTTCCGCCACGTGTTTGGTAAGCCCGCCACCAAGGAGAGCTGCTATGATGGCGTGCCAATCACACGCAGCGTCCAGGACAACAACTTCTGTGCTGTCAACCCACGTTTCCTGGCAGTCATCACTGAGTGTGCCGGGGGAGGGGCGTTCCTGGTCCTGACTGTCAATCAT ACAGGTAAAGTGGACCCACACCACCCCAGGGTATCGGGCCACAGAGGCAACGTGTTAGACGTCAAGTGGAATCCATTCAACGACTACTGCATCGCCTCCTGCTCCGAGGACACGACG GTGAAAGTGTGGGAAATCCCTCCACATGGCGTTCTGAAGAACATTACAGTACCATGGAAAGAGCTCCAGGGTCACAGCCGCAGAGTGGGCCTCATTGAGTGGCACCCGACTGCTAAGAACATCCTCTTCAGTACGGCCTACGACTACCAG GTGATGATCTGGAACCTGGACTGTCCCGAGCAGGTGATAAAGAACCCCGTGCGAACAATCAGCCACCACACGGACGTCGTCCTCTCCATGTCTTTCAACACAGATGGCAGCCTCTTCGCCACCACTTGCAAGGACAGGAAGGTCCGACTCATGGAGCCACGCTCAGGAAACATACTTCAG GAAGCCAACTGCAAGACGCACAAAGCCGGCAAGGTGCTGATCCTGGGTAACCTGAAGATGCTCCTCACAACAGGCACTTCACGTTGGAATGATCGACAGATGGCTCTGTGGGATCTG gacgATCTGTCTGTGCCTTTGTTACAAGAAAACCTGGACGGTTCTTCAGGAGTCATTTTTCCTTTCTAcgaccctgacacacacatgctctacGTTGCTGGAAAG GGTGATGGAAATATGAGGTATTATGAGATCAGCTCAGAAAAACCATACATACACTACCTAGCAGACTACCGCTCGCTCCTACCTCAGAAAGGATTcg GTGTGATGCCAAAGAGAGGTCTGGATGTGAGCTCCTGCGAGGTGTTCAGGTTCTACAAACTGGTGACAATCAAGAGCTTAATTGAGCCTCTTTCCATGATCGTACCCCGCAGG tCGGAGTCATACCAAGAAGACATCTATCCAATGACGGCTGGTAACAAACCTGCTTTGACTGCAGAGGAGTGGCTCAGCGGCATTGATAAAG GCCCACTGCTCATGTCTCTGAAGCCTGGAAGTCAAGTAGAAGAGTCGTATTCAGAGATGACCAAAGGGATGGGAAACTCGCTGGACAGCCGCAGGTCTCAGAACAGACCGGGCATGCTGCAGCTGGCGTACATTCAGGGTCAACTGGGAACCAAAGACGGCAACGAGGACGGCAGCCTTAGAGCAGACGACAGGAGTCGGACACCCTTCAGCAACGGAGAAGAGCTCGCACTTTGCTCTCCCCCTATGACGGAGAACGAG CTTCGTCTGAAGTTCCacaagcagcaggaggagatcCGACGGCTGAGGGAGCTCCTCAACCAGAGGGACGTGCGCGTCAAACAGCTGGAGCTCgagattaaaaacatcaaaaactcCCAGAGTCCGAGCTCACTTTAA
- the coro2aa gene encoding coronin-2A isoform X2 yields MTWRPQYRSSKFRHVFGKPATKESCYDGVPITRSVQDNNFCAVNPRFLAVITECAGGGAFLVLTVNHTGKVDPHHPRVSGHRGNVLDVKWNPFNDYCIASCSEDTTVKVWEIPPHGVLKNITVPWKELQGHSRRVGLIEWHPTAKNILFSTAYDYQVMIWNLDCPEQVIKNPVRTISHHTDVVLSMSFNTDGSLFATTCKDRKVRLMEPRSGNILQEANCKTHKAGKVLILGNLKMLLTTGTSRWNDRQMALWDLDDLSVPLLQENLDGSSGVIFPFYDPDTHMLYVAGKGDGNMRYYEISSEKPYIHYLADYRSLLPQKGFGVMPKRGLDVSSCEVFRFYKLVTIKSLIEPLSMIVPRRSESYQEDIYPMTAGNKPALTAEEWLSGIDKGPLLMSLKPGSQVEESYSEMTKGMGNSLDSRRSQNRPGMLQLAYIQGQLGTKDGNEDGSLRADDRSRTPFSNGEELALCSPPMTENELRLKFHKQQEEIRRLRELLNQRDVRVKQLELEIKNIKNSQSPSSL; encoded by the exons atGACATGGCGTCCTCAGTACCGCAGCTCCAAGTTCCGCCACGTGTTTGGTAAGCCCGCCACCAAGGAGAGCTGCTATGATGGCGTGCCAATCACACGCAGCGTCCAGGACAACAACTTCTGTGCTGTCAACCCACGTTTCCTGGCAGTCATCACTGAGTGTGCCGGGGGAGGGGCGTTCCTGGTCCTGACTGTCAATCAT ACAGGTAAAGTGGACCCACACCACCCCAGGGTATCGGGCCACAGAGGCAACGTGTTAGACGTCAAGTGGAATCCATTCAACGACTACTGCATCGCCTCCTGCTCCGAGGACACGACG GTGAAAGTGTGGGAAATCCCTCCACATGGCGTTCTGAAGAACATTACAGTACCATGGAAAGAGCTCCAGGGTCACAGCCGCAGAGTGGGCCTCATTGAGTGGCACCCGACTGCTAAGAACATCCTCTTCAGTACGGCCTACGACTACCAG GTGATGATCTGGAACCTGGACTGTCCCGAGCAGGTGATAAAGAACCCCGTGCGAACAATCAGCCACCACACGGACGTCGTCCTCTCCATGTCTTTCAACACAGATGGCAGCCTCTTCGCCACCACTTGCAAGGACAGGAAGGTCCGACTCATGGAGCCACGCTCAGGAAACATACTTCAG GAAGCCAACTGCAAGACGCACAAAGCCGGCAAGGTGCTGATCCTGGGTAACCTGAAGATGCTCCTCACAACAGGCACTTCACGTTGGAATGATCGACAGATGGCTCTGTGGGATCTG gacgATCTGTCTGTGCCTTTGTTACAAGAAAACCTGGACGGTTCTTCAGGAGTCATTTTTCCTTTCTAcgaccctgacacacacatgctctacGTTGCTGGAAAG GGTGATGGAAATATGAGGTATTATGAGATCAGCTCAGAAAAACCATACATACACTACCTAGCAGACTACCGCTCGCTCCTACCTCAGAAAGGATTcg GTGTGATGCCAAAGAGAGGTCTGGATGTGAGCTCCTGCGAGGTGTTCAGGTTCTACAAACTGGTGACAATCAAGAGCTTAATTGAGCCTCTTTCCATGATCGTACCCCGCAGG tCGGAGTCATACCAAGAAGACATCTATCCAATGACGGCTGGTAACAAACCTGCTTTGACTGCAGAGGAGTGGCTCAGCGGCATTGATAAAG GCCCACTGCTCATGTCTCTGAAGCCTGGAAGTCAAGTAGAAGAGTCGTATTCAGAGATGACCAAAGGGATGGGAAACTCGCTGGACAGCCGCAGGTCTCAGAACAGACCGGGCATGCTGCAGCTGGCGTACATTCAGGGTCAACTGGGAACCAAAGACGGCAACGAGGACGGCAGCCTTAGAGCAGACGACAGGAGTCGGACACCCTTCAGCAACGGAGAAGAGCTCGCACTTTGCTCTCCCCCTATGACGGAGAACGAG CTTCGTCTGAAGTTCCacaagcagcaggaggagatcCGACGGCTGAGGGAGCTCCTCAACCAGAGGGACGTGCGCGTCAAACAGCTGGAGCTCgagattaaaaacatcaaaaactcCCAGAGTCCGAGCTCACTTTAA